In a single window of the Bradyrhizobium sp. ORS 285 genome:
- a CDS encoding IS66 family transposase: protein MNADCDAGPDDVVALKQALAAERAKGLEVAAELAAARAKASEDEALIASQKLQIAKLRHQIYGQRSERSSRLLEQLALTFEEQEAGATEDELAAERAAAKTSTVRAFTRKRTERQTFPEHLPRERVVIEPPTACECCGSNRLRKLGEDVTRTLEVVPRQWKVIETVREKFSCRDCEKISQVPAPFHAVARGWAGPSLLAMIMFEKFGQHQPLNRQAERYALEGVPIALSTMADAVGSVCASLDPLLRLVEAHVMTAERLHADDTTVPVLAKGKTDTGRCWIYVRDDRPFGGADPPAAMFYYSRDRKGEHPQAHLARYAGILQADAYDGYNQLYLAGRGPGPIREASCWAHARRPFFAMADLEENARRKAAGKKEIPLSPIAIEVVRRIDALFEIERSINGKSAQERLEARQTLSRPLTEDLRLYMQEQLAKLARGHDLAKAFNYVLKRWPSFTLFLDDGRVCLSNNAAERGLRGIALGRKSWLFCGSDRGGRRAAAMYSLIVTAKMNGIDPQAWLTDVIDRIAAHPSQQLDELLPWNWTPQAAALSTRAA, encoded by the coding sequence ATGAACGCCGATTGCGATGCTGGACCGGATGACGTCGTCGCCCTGAAACAGGCGCTGGCGGCCGAGCGCGCGAAGGGATTGGAGGTCGCTGCCGAGCTTGCGGCTGCCCGAGCCAAGGCATCGGAAGACGAAGCCCTGATCGCGTCCCAGAAGCTGCAGATCGCCAAGCTGAGGCATCAGATCTACGGGCAGCGGTCGGAGCGTTCATCACGCCTGCTCGAACAACTGGCGCTGACGTTCGAAGAGCAGGAAGCTGGCGCCACCGAGGACGAGCTTGCGGCGGAACGCGCCGCGGCGAAGACCAGCACGGTCCGCGCCTTCACGCGCAAGCGCACCGAGCGACAAACCTTCCCCGAACATCTGCCCCGCGAGCGGGTGGTGATCGAGCCGCCGACGGCTTGCGAATGCTGCGGCAGCAATCGCCTGCGCAAGCTCGGCGAGGACGTGACGCGGACGCTGGAGGTGGTGCCGCGCCAATGGAAGGTGATCGAGACGGTGCGGGAGAAGTTCTCCTGCCGGGACTGCGAGAAGATCAGCCAGGTGCCGGCGCCGTTCCATGCCGTGGCGCGAGGATGGGCCGGGCCGAGCCTGCTGGCGATGATCATGTTCGAGAAGTTCGGTCAGCATCAGCCCTTGAACCGCCAGGCCGAGCGCTATGCGCTGGAGGGCGTGCCGATAGCGCTCTCGACCATGGCGGATGCCGTGGGGTCGGTCTGTGCGTCGCTGGACCCGCTGCTGCGCCTGGTTGAAGCGCATGTCATGACGGCCGAGCGCCTTCATGCCGACGATACGACCGTGCCGGTGCTGGCCAAGGGAAAGACTGACACGGGGCGGTGCTGGATCTATGTCCGGGACGACCGGCCGTTCGGTGGTGCGGACCCGCCGGCAGCGATGTTCTACTACTCGCGCGATCGCAAGGGCGAGCATCCGCAGGCGCATCTGGCGCGGTATGCCGGCATCCTGCAGGCCGACGCCTATGACGGCTATAACCAGCTCTATCTGGCTGGACGCGGCCCTGGACCGATCCGCGAGGCGTCGTGCTGGGCGCATGCGCGGCGCCCGTTCTTTGCCATGGCCGATCTGGAGGAGAATGCGCGCCGCAAGGCTGCGGGCAAGAAGGAGATCCCGCTTTCTCCGATCGCAATCGAGGTCGTGCGCCGGATCGATGCGTTGTTCGAGATCGAGCGTTCCATCAATGGCAAAAGCGCGCAGGAGCGTCTCGAAGCACGGCAGACGCTCAGTCGGCCTTTGACCGAAGACCTGCGGCTCTACATGCAAGAGCAACTCGCCAAGCTCGCCCGGGGGCACGACCTTGCCAAGGCATTCAATTACGTGCTGAAGCGATGGCCGAGCTTCACGCTGTTCCTCGATGACGGTCGTGTGTGCCTCTCCAACAATGCCGCCGAGCGCGGTCTGCGAGGCATCGCCCTTGGTCGAAAATCCTGGCTCTTCTGCGGGTCTGATCGCGGCGGCCGGCGCGCAGCTGCGATGTACAGCCTGATCGTCACCGCCAAAATGAACGGCATCGATCCGCAGGCCTGGCTGACCGATGTCATTGACCGGATTGCCGCTCACCCGTCCCAACAGCTCGACGAACTGCTGCCCTGGAACTGGACGCCTCAGGCCGCAGCGCTCTCCACCCGAGCAGCATGA
- a CDS encoding transposase, translated as MEVLGAERRRRWSYEDKVRLIEETMQSGQTVCGVARRHGVAQSLLFTWRRQARQGRLGAEAVPAIVPVAIVSSQADDLTRVPSPPSPSRAAPSMRAGTIEIELDDCCVRVDRDVDTEALRRILDLLRRR; from the coding sequence ATGGAAGTTTTGGGCGCCGAACGGCGGCGTCGATGGAGTTATGAGGATAAGGTTCGTCTGATCGAGGAGACGATGCAGTCCGGGCAGACCGTCTGCGGAGTTGCCCGGCGGCATGGGGTGGCTCAGAGCCTGCTGTTCACCTGGCGCCGGCAGGCGCGGCAGGGCCGGCTGGGTGCCGAGGCTGTGCCGGCTATCGTTCCTGTCGCCATCGTGTCGTCGCAGGCTGACGACTTGACGAGGGTGCCATCACCACCGTCGCCATCGCGTGCCGCACCGAGCATGCGGGCCGGAACGATCGAGATCGAACTGGACGACTGCTGCGTGCGCGTCGACCGCGACGTGGACACCGAGGCACTTCGGCGCATTCTCGACCTTTTGAGGCGGCGATGA
- a CDS encoding NEL-type E3 ubiquitin ligase domain-containing protein produces MNPFETGQVQPGAGIPPASSGQEGGQNGAAAQWNAVVTGHANCAPSADAGDDNEALEDWAAEPEVGTLEDRYEAVRRVNALGENFSLNLESLSLTSLPRLPSAIVQLDVPFNRLTTLPDSLPASLMRLDVRGNQLTTLPALPTELTFLDLNHNELQELPEVLPASLETLRVSDNQLANLPEALPATLELLNASGNQLTRLPQHLPASLFFLDVRGNQLTTLPALPTELRCLDASSNRLRSLPAVIPAELEFLDLHHNELQELPEVLPASLETLNVSHNQLRTLPEALPSNLQLLDASENQLTRLPQHLPASLEQLNVGQNQLSSLPDDLLTQFSDTDSVILDDNPLPEQVLRDLQAALQAEGYGGPTVYYSYNDESELSGTDDEQEYDFIETVSNWLRGNQQEGDEEVLTAWKDVAEEPGAQEYALFLGRLFDSVNAENEEFRLSVANDLRQAAKDPELRTRYFELALDANESCEDRRTLTWNGMQTARLIADVKNGVYKSNDRFPDLVELGRVMFRLDALERIARDKVHSLGSVDSVQDIDAIEVFLAYQNRLRERLGLQHVAPNMRFFAVSGVTDADVDSAEATVRDREVAEFADYLALDWQPWDDVVSHIAPEDHAMAQNQLIAAMETEFDNRLQQQLADQGLTGAEADLVEDAKRELGPAIRKEIAREIKGALRDKVLNEHGLTL; encoded by the coding sequence ATGAATCCATTCGAGACAGGACAGGTACAGCCCGGCGCAGGCATCCCTCCTGCGTCTTCAGGACAAGAGGGCGGACAAAACGGAGCGGCGGCGCAGTGGAACGCGGTCGTTACAGGCCACGCAAACTGCGCGCCCTCCGCCGACGCAGGTGACGACAACGAGGCGCTTGAAGACTGGGCTGCTGAACCGGAGGTGGGGACACTTGAGGATCGGTATGAAGCGGTGCGCCGAGTGAATGCTCTCGGCGAGAACTTTTCGCTGAATCTTGAATCGCTGTCCCTTACTAGCCTGCCTAGACTTCCGAGCGCGATCGTTCAACTTGACGTGCCCTTCAACCGGCTGACCACTCTGCCCGATAGCCTGCCCGCTTCGCTAATGCGTCTTGACGTCAGGGGCAATCAGCTGACAACCCTGCCCGCACTCCCGACCGAGCTGACATTCCTCGACCTCAACCACAATGAGTTGCAGGAACTGCCCGAGGTGCTCCCTGCCTCACTAGAGACTCTTCGCGTGAGCGACAATCAATTAGCGAATCTTCCGGAAGCCCTTCCCGCCACGCTCGAGCTCCTCAACGCCAGCGGAAACCAACTGACGCGTCTGCCGCAGCATCTGCCTGCTTCACTTTTCTTTCTCGACGTGAGGGGCAATCAGCTGACAACCCTGCCCGCACTCCCCACCGAGCTGAGATGCCTCGACGCGAGCTCCAACCGGCTGCGGAGCCTGCCGGCGGTCATACCTGCCGAGCTCGAGTTTCTCGACCTACACCACAATGAGTTGCAAGAACTGCCTGAGGTGCTCCCTGCCTCACTGGAGACTCTTAACGTCAGCCACAATCAATTGAGAACTCTACCGGAGGCCCTGCCCTCCAACCTCCAGCTGCTCGACGCCAGCGAAAACCAACTAACGCGTCTGCCGCAGCATCTGCCCGCTTCGCTGGAGCAGCTCAACGTCGGCCAAAACCAATTGTCGAGTCTACCGGACGACCTGCTAACGCAATTTTCCGATACTGACAGTGTAATTCTGGACGATAATCCTCTGCCTGAACAGGTGCTCAGGGACCTGCAGGCAGCCCTACAAGCCGAAGGCTATGGCGGTCCGACCGTCTACTATTCGTACAATGACGAAAGTGAATTGTCTGGGACCGACGATGAACAGGAATATGATTTCATTGAAACGGTCTCAAATTGGCTCCGGGGCAACCAACAAGAGGGCGATGAAGAGGTGCTGACAGCTTGGAAGGACGTTGCTGAAGAGCCGGGCGCCCAGGAATACGCGCTCTTCCTTGGCAGACTGTTCGACTCCGTGAACGCTGAGAACGAAGAATTCCGGCTTTCGGTGGCCAATGATCTGCGCCAAGCGGCGAAAGACCCGGAATTACGTACGCGCTACTTTGAGCTGGCCCTCGACGCCAACGAGAGCTGCGAGGATCGCAGGACTTTGACCTGGAACGGCATGCAGACCGCACGCCTCATCGCCGACGTCAAAAACGGCGTCTATAAAAGCAATGACCGTTTTCCAGATCTGGTTGAATTGGGCCGGGTCATGTTCCGCCTGGATGCGCTGGAGAGAATTGCGCGCGATAAGGTTCACTCACTAGGCTCGGTCGACAGCGTCCAAGATATTGACGCTATCGAGGTCTTCCTTGCCTATCAAAATAGGCTCCGCGAGCGACTTGGGCTGCAACACGTCGCACCGAACATGCGCTTTTTTGCGGTTTCCGGCGTGACCGACGCTGACGTTGACAGCGCAGAAGCTACCGTGCGGGACCGAGAAGTGGCGGAATTCGCCGACTATTTGGCGCTGGACTGGCAACCTTGGGATGACGTCGTGAGTCACATCGCCCCCGAAGACCACGCTATGGCTCAGAACCAGCTTATTGCTGCAATGGAAACAGAGTTCGATAACCGGCTGCAGCAACAGCTGGCTGACCAAGGCCTGACCGGGGCTGAAGCTGACTTGGTTGAAGACGCCAAGCGCGAGTTAGGTCCCGCTATTCGCAAAGAGATCGCACGCGAGATCAAGGGGGCTCTTAGAGACAAGGTTCTCAATGAGCACGGCCTCACCCTATGA
- the tnpB gene encoding IS66 family insertion sequence element accessory protein TnpB (TnpB, as the term is used for proteins encoded by IS66 family insertion elements, is considered an accessory protein, since TnpC, encoded by a neighboring gene, is a DDE family transposase.) yields the protein MIPIPSDVKVWIATGHTDMRRGMQSLALMVQEILKRDPHAGDLYIFRGRRGDLVKILWHDGIGLSLYAKRLDRGKFIWPSVSNGAVSISAAQMAYMLEAIDWRNPQLTWRPQSAG from the coding sequence ATGATTCCGATCCCGAGCGACGTCAAGGTCTGGATTGCGACCGGCCACACGGACATGCGCCGTGGTATGCAGAGCCTGGCCCTGATGGTCCAGGAGATTTTGAAGCGAGATCCCCACGCCGGCGATCTCTACATCTTCCGCGGCCGTCGCGGGGATCTGGTCAAGATCCTGTGGCATGACGGAATCGGCTTGTCGCTCTACGCCAAGCGCCTCGACCGAGGAAAGTTCATCTGGCCCTCGGTGTCCAATGGCGCGGTGTCGATCTCGGCCGCGCAGATGGCCTACATGCTTGAGGCGATCGATTGGAGGAATCCGCAGCTGACATGGCGGCCACAGAGCGCAGGCTGA
- a CDS encoding IS3 family transposase (programmed frameshift): protein MKASKFSDAQKAFILKQGNDGVPVTDICRKAGISPATYFSWKKKYDGLLPTEMRRLKQLEDENGKLRKLVADLSLDKEMLQDMIRRKPVKPGRKCKLVDEICGKWQVSIRRACEALEFDRSTYHYRSRRSDQAALEQRTREICQVRVRYGYRRIHVVLRREGWRHGQNKTRRVYRELGLQLRNKAPKRRVRAKLRDDRRPATRSNETWAMDFVHYQLATGRKLRVLTIVDIFSRFSPALTPRFTFRGTDVVEILEGVRDEVGFPATIRVDQGTEFVSRDLDVWAYQRGVTLDFSRPGKPTDNAFIEAFNGRFREECLNAHWFLTLADAEEKVETWRRSYNEERPHGAIGNKPPILLQNHDGATSPPP from the exons ATGAAGGCCTCGAAGTTTTCGGACGCCCAGAAGGCGTTCATTCTGAAGCAGGGCAACGACGGCGTGCCGGTCACGGACATCTGCCGCAAGGCCGGGATCAGCCCAGCGACCTATTTCAGTTGGAAGAAGAAGTACGACGGGCTGCTGCCGACCGAGATGCGGCGGCTGAAGCAGCTTGAGGACGAGAACGGCAAGCTGAGGAAGCTGGTGGCCGATCTGTCGCTCGACAAGGAGATGCTGCAGGACATGATCCGCCGAAAGC CTGTGAAGCCTGGTCGGAAGTGCAAGCTCGTCGACGAGATCTGCGGCAAGTGGCAGGTGTCGATCCGCAGGGCCTGCGAGGCCCTGGAGTTCGACAGGTCGACCTACCACTACAGATCCCGTCGCTCCGACCAGGCCGCCCTCGAACAACGGACCAGGGAGATCTGTCAGGTTCGCGTCCGCTACGGTTATCGCCGCATTCACGTCGTGCTTCGTCGCGAAGGATGGCGCCACGGGCAGAACAAGACGCGGCGGGTCTATCGCGAATTGGGCCTGCAATTACGCAACAAGGCGCCGAAGCGTCGAGTCAGGGCCAAGTTGCGGGATGATCGCAGGCCGGCGACGCGATCGAACGAGACCTGGGCGATGGACTTCGTCCACTATCAGTTGGCAACCGGACGTAAGCTACGGGTGCTCACGATCGTCGACATCTTCTCCCGATTCTCGCCAGCGCTGACACCGCGGTTCACTTTCCGCGGCACCGATGTCGTGGAGATACTGGAAGGGGTCCGCGATGAAGTGGGATTCCCGGCAACGATCCGTGTCGATCAAGGCACCGAGTTCGTGTCGCGCGATCTCGACGTCTGGGCGTATCAGCGCGGCGTCACGCTGGACTTCTCCAGGCCCGGCAAGCCGACGGACAATGCTTTCATCGAGGCGTTCAACGGACGCTTCCGGGAGGAATGTCTCAATGCCCATTGGTTCCTGACGCTTGCGGATGCCGAGGAAAAAGTGGAGACTTGGCGCAGGTCCTACAACGAAGAACGGCCGCACGGCGCGATCGGCAACAAACCGCCGATTCTGCTGCAAAACCACGATGGCGCAACCAGCCCGCCACCGTGA
- a CDS encoding integrase core domain-containing protein encodes MPGDLRQNTFIERFNKRVRDVLLNETLLTSLT; translated from the coding sequence GTGCCGGGAGACCTCAGGCAGAACACTTTCATCGAGAGGTTCAACAAGCGCGTACGGGATGTACTACTGAACGAAACTCTGTTGACGTCGCTCACTTAG
- a CDS encoding outer membrane protein, giving the protein MNKFKFAIVSILSVAASTSALATDLAIQPIEFPAFSPPRPAVATIFDWSGFYAGVNGGGGFTRDERSASQFGPVGSYDAAGATGGGQFGYRWQSAGWVFGVEAQGNWANLSGSTPNLVDPRAIVASRTDAFGLFTGQVGYTVSNALLYVKGGAAVTDRNYRFFWPSGRLASETGYNVRLGAAIGAGLEVSLNQNWSFGLEYDRVFEGGHDATFTPPNGVGVSGFAAGGDANLVMGRLNYRFGNPLSAIRFP; this is encoded by the coding sequence ATGAATAAGTTCAAATTCGCGATTGTAAGCATCTTGTCGGTGGCAGCGTCGACGTCCGCCTTGGCAACAGATCTGGCCATTCAGCCTATCGAGTTCCCTGCATTCAGTCCGCCACGGCCTGCAGTGGCTACTATCTTTGACTGGAGTGGCTTTTACGCCGGCGTTAACGGTGGAGGGGGCTTCACTAGAGATGAGCGCAGTGCCTCACAGTTCGGCCCCGTCGGTAGCTATGATGCGGCGGGTGCGACGGGTGGCGGTCAGTTTGGCTACCGGTGGCAATCCGCTGGATGGGTTTTTGGTGTTGAAGCGCAGGGCAATTGGGCGAATCTTTCCGGTAGTACTCCTAATCTGGTTGATCCGCGCGCCATTGTTGCGTCGCGCACGGACGCTTTCGGACTGTTCACCGGCCAGGTCGGTTACACGGTAAGCAATGCTCTTCTTTACGTAAAGGGTGGCGCTGCGGTAACGGATCGCAATTATCGCTTCTTCTGGCCGAGTGGGCGATTGGCGAGTGAAACGGGCTATAATGTCCGGCTTGGTGCTGCAATCGGCGCTGGACTGGAGGTTTCGCTTAATCAGAACTGGTCTTTCGGGTTGGAGTACGATCGTGTCTTTGAGGGGGGGCATGATGCTACGTTTACGCCGCCGAATGGAGTTGGTGTCAGCGGCTTTGCGGCTGGTGGGGACGCTAATCTCGTCATGGGTCGTTTGAATTATCGCTTTGGTAATCCGCTTTCCGCGATCCGTTTTCCGTGA
- the gmd gene encoding GDP-mannose 4,6-dehydratase — protein sequence MAERNCNGRVALITGVTGQDGAYLAEYLLGLGYTVHGIKRRSSSFNTARVDHLYKDPHEDNVPFLLHYGDMTDSTNLIRLVQQIRPDEIYNLAAQSHVGVSFESPEYTANADALGVLRLLEAIRILGMEKEARFYQASTSELYGLVQEIPQRETTPFYPRSPYGCAKLYGYWITVNYREAYGMFASNGILFNHESPIRGETFVTRKITRGVARIETGLEDTIYLGNLEAKRDWGHARDYVEGMHRILQCDTPDDFVLATGETRSVREFVELAFAEVGRRIEWRGEGVDEAGIDANSGKTVVRIDPTYFRPTEVDLLIGDSGKARDKLGWTPKTSFTQLVKEMVASDLIAVRQEAGRGGNLL from the coding sequence ATGGCCGAGCGGAATTGCAACGGGCGAGTGGCCCTGATCACGGGCGTGACCGGGCAGGACGGCGCCTATCTGGCCGAATATCTGCTCGGCCTGGGCTACACCGTCCACGGCATCAAGCGCCGCTCGTCATCGTTCAATACCGCCCGGGTCGATCATCTCTACAAGGACCCGCACGAAGATAACGTGCCGTTCCTACTGCATTACGGCGATATGACCGATTCCACCAACCTGATCCGGCTGGTGCAGCAGATCCGCCCGGACGAAATCTACAACCTCGCCGCGCAGAGCCATGTCGGCGTTAGCTTCGAGAGCCCCGAATATACCGCCAATGCCGACGCGCTTGGCGTACTGCGCCTGTTGGAAGCCATTCGCATTCTCGGTATGGAGAAGGAGGCGCGGTTCTATCAGGCCTCCACCTCCGAGCTCTATGGCCTGGTCCAGGAGATCCCGCAGCGGGAGACCACGCCGTTCTATCCGCGCTCGCCCTATGGCTGCGCCAAGCTCTATGGCTACTGGATCACGGTGAACTACCGCGAGGCCTATGGGATGTTCGCGAGCAACGGCATCCTGTTCAATCATGAAAGCCCAATCCGTGGCGAGACCTTCGTGACGCGCAAGATCACCCGCGGCGTCGCGCGGATCGAGACCGGCCTGGAAGACACCATCTATCTCGGCAATCTCGAGGCTAAGCGCGACTGGGGCCATGCGCGCGATTACGTCGAGGGCATGCACCGCATCCTGCAATGCGACACGCCCGACGATTTCGTGCTAGCCACCGGTGAGACCCGTTCGGTGCGCGAGTTCGTCGAGCTCGCCTTTGCCGAGGTGGGGCGCCGCATCGAATGGCGCGGCGAGGGCGTCGACGAGGCCGGCATTGATGCCAACTCAGGCAAGACGGTGGTCCGAATCGACCCAACCTATTTCCGCCCGACCGAGGTCGATCTTCTGATCGGGGACTCCGGCAAGGCGCGCGACAAGCTCGGCTGGACGCCGAAGACGAGCTTCACCCAGCTGGTCAAGGAGATGGTCGCAAGCGATCTCATCGCTGTGCGGCAGGAGGCCGGCCGTGGCGGCAACTTGCTTTGA